The following are encoded together in the Panicum virgatum strain AP13 chromosome 6K, P.virgatum_v5, whole genome shotgun sequence genome:
- the LOC120713025 gene encoding glycine--tRNA ligase, mitochondrial 1-like: MAATSEDALRRALAEHQAAVDAQAEAVRALKAGGGASKADVDAAVEALKALKVEAGAAARRLQQAVGAGAGGAAREELRQAVVNTLERKLFYIPSFKIYRGVAGLYDYGPPGCRVKANVLSFWRQHFVLEENMLEVDCPCVTPEIVLKASGHVEKFTDLMVKDEKTGTCYRADHLLKDFCKEKLEKDLTLPQEKADEFKRVLAILDDLSAEELGAKIKEYGIIAPDTKNPLSDPYPFNLMFQTSIGPTGLSVGYMRPETAQGIFVNFKDLYYYNGQKLPFAAAQIGQAFRNEISPRQGLLRVREFTLAEIEHFVDPEDKSHPKFVDVADLEFLMFPRELQLSGESAKLMKLGDAVSKGTVNNETLGYFIGRVYLFLTRLGIDKGQLRFRQHLPNEMAHYAADCWDAEIECSYGWIECVGIADRSAYDLRAHSEKSGVPLVAHEKFSKPREVEKLVIVPSKKDLGLAFKGNQKMVVEALEAMSEKEALEMKSALETKGETSFKVCTLGKDVVITKKMVSIGMEKKLEHQRVFTPSVIEPSFGIGRIIYCLFEHSFYTRPSKSEEEQLNVFRFPPLVAPIKCTVFPLVKNQEFDAAAKVIAKALTTAGISHIIDTTAISIGRRYARTDEIGVPFAVTVDSTTNVTIRERDSKEQIRVDITEVASVVKQLTEGQSTWADVSAKYPAHVGPQGDQE; the protein is encoded by the exons atgGCCGCGACGTCGGAGGACGCGCTGCGGCGCGCGCTCGCCGAGCACCAGGCCGCCGTGGACGCGCAGGCCGAGGCCGTGCGCGCGctcaaggccggcggcggcgcgtccaaGGCCGACGTGGACGCGGCGGTCGAGGCGCTGAAGGCGCTCAAGGTcgaggccggcgccgccgcgcgccggctgCAGCAGGCCGtcggggcgggcgcgggcggcgccgcgagGGAGGAGCTGCGGCAGGCCGTGGTGAACACCCTGGAGCGGAAGCTGTTCTACATACCCTCGTTCAAGATCTACCGCGGGGTGGCGGGGCTTTACGACTACGGGCCGCCTGGGTGCCGCGTCAAGGCAAATGTTCTTTCCTTCTGGCGCCAG CACTTTGTTCTGGAAGAGAACATGTTGGAGGTTGACTGCCCCTGTGTCACACCTGAAATCGTCCTGAAGGCATCTGGCCATGTTGAGAAGTTTACTGACCTCATGGTTAAAGATGAGAAGACAGGCACATGCTACCGTGCTGATCACTTGTTGAAAGATTTTTGCAAGGAAAAGCTTGAGAAAGACCTTACCTTGCCCCAAGAGAAGGCTGATGAATTTAAGCGTGTTCTTGCCATCTTGGATGACCTCTCAGCAGAGGAGCTTGGTGCAAAGATTAAGGAATATGGCATCATTGCCCCTGATACAAAGAACCCGCTTTCTGATCCCTACCCATTCAATCTTATGTTCCAGACATCTATTGGGCCCACTGGTCTTAGCGTGGG GTATATGCGACCTGAGACTGCACAGGGCATTTTTGTAAACTTCAAGGACCTGTACTACTACAATGGACAAAAGCTTCCCTTTGCAGCAGCCCAAATTGGGCAGGCTTTTAGAAATGAG ATCTCGCCACGACAAGGTCTTCTCCGAGTGCGTGAATTCACATTGGCAGAGATTGAGCATTTTGTGGATCCAGAGGATAAATCACATCCAAAGTTTGTTGATGTTGCTGATTTGGAGTTCTTGATGTTTCCAAGAGAGCTGCAACTCTCAGGGGAGTCAGCCAAGTTAATGAAGCTTGGTGACGCAGTTTCAAAG GGAACTGTTAATAACGAGACACTTGGTTACTTCATTGGAAGGGTCTATCTTTTCCTGACACGCTTGGGAATTGATAAGGGTCAGCTGCGCTTCAGGCAGCATCTACCTAATGAGATGGCCCATTATGCTGCTGATTGTTGGGATGCTGAAATAGAGTGCTCTTATGGGTGGATAGAGTGCGTCGGTATTGCTGATAGATCGGCATATGATTTGCGAGCACACTCT GAGAAAAGTGGTGTCCCACTTGTTGCACATGAAAAGTTTTCCAAGCCTAGGGAGGTTGAG AAACTTGTGATAGTTCCCTCAAAGAAAGACCTGGGGCTTGCTTTTAAGGGGAACCAAAAGATGGTCGTTGAAGCATTGGAG GCTATGAGTGAGAAGGAAGCTTTAGAGATGAAATCTGCTCTAGAAACCAAGGGGGAGACAAGCTTTAAAGTCTGCACACTTGGAAAAGATGTGGTGATTACCAAGAAAATGGTGTCAATCGGCATGGAGAAGAAGCTGGAACATCAGCGAGTCTTCACCCCTTCGGTCATTGAACCATCATTTGGCATAGGCAGGATCATCTACTGTTTGTTCGAGCATTCGTTTTACACAAGGCCTAGCAAATCAGAAGAGGAACAGCTTAATGTCTTCCGGTTCCCTCCTCTAGTGGCTCCTATTAAGTGCACTGTGTTCCCCCTGGTGAAGAACCAAGAGTTTGATGCTGCTGCCAAAGTGATTGCTAAAGCATTAACAACTGCTGGTATATCCCACATTATTGACACTACTG CTATATCCATTGGGAGGAGGTATGCAAGGACAGATGAGATTGGTGTTCCATTTGCTGTAACAGTTGATTCCACAACAAACGTGACTATCCGGGAGAGGGACAGTAAGGAACAGATCCGGGTGGACATCACCGAAGTGGCATCCGTGGTGAAGCAACTGACAGAAGGCCAAAGCACCTGGGCCGATGTTTCTGCAAAGTATCCTGCCCATGTTGGCCCCCAAGGTGACCAGGAGTAA
- the LOC120639267 gene encoding UPF0481 protein At3g47200-like, whose translation MVMDSPLMEPLLDPNGHAGMLDEHGAAAGDESSTVVGNGMDADGSRRTGVASARAEENDGDDVEGDEMSAAMQHRLDESSAVEGDEEAGDDAEAAEMAARMERRLAALPGKPHESEPFTIFRVAGPMRDRNRHLYEPQMVSLGPFHRGAGRHLDAMEAHKWRYLRDLLARGGGGGGSTLATYARAARAMEPRARRRYAEPVALPPAEFAEMLLLDGCFVVEFFLKGEDKADDALVDASWAMQNVYNDLFLLENQLPFFVLERFYDMATGGLGRDHFVANVLVKYLTVDMGAAQDAEEAARPPDGEIHHLLHLYYHWFLPPEDRRPGSGKSEDEALEEWMSKPVDERVPWQLPSASELKDAGVTFRAKKSPRSLVDVTFDRRGGVLEIPAVESYTNHAIFANLLAYEQSRGRMELQRLVSYVLLMASVVDARRDVEILQRAGVFVKGDEETAAFYAHLGELCPPPEFVENCYADLFRDVREHCGRSWNRHRAVLVHDYFSNPWTSMSAAAAVFLLVLTVVQTVYTVLPYYNPS comes from the exons ATGGTCATGGACTCTCCTCTAATGGAGCCCCTACTGGATCCCAATGGCCACGCCGGCATGCTGGACGAGCacggcgctgccgccggcgatgaGAGCAGCACCGTCGTGGGGAATGGCATGGACGCCGACGGGAGCCGCCGCACTGGCGTGGCCAGCGCACGCGCCGAGGAGAACGACGGCGATGATGTGGAAGGGGATGAGATGTCCGCGGCCATGCAGCACCGGCTGGACGAGAGCAGCGCCGTCGAGGGCGATGAGGAGGCGGGCGACGACGCGGAGGCCGCCGAGATGGCAGCGCGCATGGAGCGCCGCCTGGCCGCGCTCCCCGGGAAGCCCCACGAGAGCGAGCCCTTCACCATCTTCCGCGTGGCGGGCCCCATGCGCGACCGCAACCGCCACCTCTACGAGCCGCAGATGGTGTCCCTGGG CCCCTTCcaccgcggcgccggccgccacctcgacgCCATGGAGGCGCACAAGTGGCGGTACCTCCGCGACCTcctggcccgcggcggcggcggcggaggctcgaCGCTGGCCACGTAcgcccgcgcggcgcgcgccatggagccccgcgcgcggcggcggtacGCGGAGCCCgtggcgctgccgccggccgagtTCGCCGAGATGCTCCTCCTCGACGGCTGCTTCGTGGTGGAGTTCTTCCTCAAGGGCGAGGACAAGGCCGACGACGCGCTGGTCGACGCGTCGTGGGCAATGCAGAACGTGTACAACGACCTCTTCCTCCTCGAGAACCAGCTCCCCTTCTTCGTCCTCGAGCGCTTCTACGACATGGCCACCGGCGGGCTCGGCCGGGACCACTTCGTCGCCAACGTCCTCGTCAAGTACCTCACCGTCGACATGGGCGCTGCCCAGGACGCGGAGGAGGCCGCTCGGCCCCCCGACGGCGAGATCCACCACCTGCTGCACCTGTACTACCACTGGTTCCTGCCGCCGGAGGACCGGCGGCCCGGGAGCGGCAAGTCCGAGGACGAGGCGTTGGAGGAGTGGATGTCCAAGCCGGTGGACGAGCGCGTCCCTTGGCAGCTCCCGTCGGCGTCGGAGCTCAAGGACGCCGGCGTGACGTTCCGCGCCAAGAAGTCGCCCCGGAGCCTCGTCGACGTGACCTTcgaccggcgcggcggcgtgctggAGATCCCGGCGGTGGAGAGCTACACGAACCACGCCATCTTCGCCAACCTCCTCGCGTACGAGCAGAGCCGGGGCCGGATGGAGCTGCAGCGGCTGGTGAGCTACGTGCTGCTGATGGCGTCGGTGGTGGACGCGCGGCGCGACGTGGAGATCCTGCAGCGGGCGGGGGTGTTCGTGAAGGGGGACGAGGAGACGGCGGCGTTCTACGCGCACCTGGGGGAGCTGTGCCCGCCGCCGGAGTTCGTGGAGAACTGCTACGCCGACCTGTTCCGCGACGTCCGGGAGCACTGCGGCCGGAGCTGGAACCGGCACCGCGCCGTGCTGGTGCACGACTACTTCAGCAACCCCTGGACCAgcatgtccgccgccgccgccgtcttcctGCTCGTGCTCACCGTCGTGCAGACCGTCTACACCGTGCTGCCTTACTACAACCCCAGTTAG